A window of Candidatus Beckwithbacteria bacterium genomic DNA:
TTCAGGAAAAGAAAAAGGCTCAATAAAAACAAAAAACGCGCTTTAGGCGCGTTTGCTTTTTTTATTTTCAAAATACATTATTTGCTTTTTGGGGTTTGAGCAGCTTGTTCGGCCATGGCTTTAGCTGCATACTGTTTCATCATTCGCAAGCATTTAGTACATAAAGTCATTTTAATCTTTGATCCATCAGGTTGCATAATTCGAGCCGTATGAAGATTGGGTTTAAAAACCTTGGGAGCACGGTACGTCAGCTCCTGACGAGCTCGAGCTACTTTATTGCCCCGCATGACTGTTTTTCCGCAATTTTGACAAACTTTAGACATAATAATCTTGACTTTACTAGTTAAACTAAGTAATCTATAGTTTCCAACGGATAAGTAATTTTTCTTGTTGGGAACTGTAATATCTTATCAGATAATTACAAAATTGCAATAAAAAAATTTCTACTTACCTAGTTATGATTAATTACCTACTCAGTAATCCTCTGTTTTTTGCTATTTGGGCTGTAGCTTTGGTCGTAGCTGTTACTATTCATGAGTTTGCTCATGCCTTTATGGCTGATCGCCTTGGCGATCCCACCCCCAAAATCAACGGTCGAGTGACTCTTAATCCTCTAGCTCATCTTGATCCAATTGGAACTTTGGCGATTTTGA
This region includes:
- the rpmB gene encoding 50S ribosomal protein L28 produces the protein MSKVCQNCGKTVMRGNKVARARQELTYRAPKVFKPNLHTARIMQPDGSKIKMTLCTKCLRMMKQYAAKAMAEQAAQTPKSK